A genome region from Brassica oleracea var. oleracea cultivar TO1000 chromosome C2, BOL, whole genome shotgun sequence includes the following:
- the LOC106324250 gene encoding uncharacterized protein LOC106324250: protein MEDASEWLQLHNLMDGNRDCIGPVHQGPHVWKKPPPGIIKCNVGSSCSNISKRGGAAWIVRNKFGTVLCHGRRSFSNISSPVNADLQALSWATKAMVHLKRKKVLFELSLKVSCEALGTPWAFPDHRTLINQLWNRRHQFELCQFNLVPLGCNYPATEIAVSVTRDGRLQSYVASNGPSWLASQLRVDAVNAGF from the coding sequence ATGGAAGACGCATCTGAATGGCTACAACTCCATAACCTGATGGATGGTAACCGAGATTGCATAGGTCCTGTTCATCAAGGTCCACATGTCTGGAAAAAACCGCCTCCTGGTATAATAAAATGTAATGTGGGATCTTCATGTTCTAACATATCCAAGAGAGGTGGCGCTGCTTGGATTGTAAGGAATAAGTTCGGTACTGTCTTGTGCCATGGTCGACGTTCCTTCTCTAATATATCCTCTCCGGTCAATGCTGATCTCCAGGCTCTTTCTTGGGCTACAAAAGCTATGGTTCATCTCAAAAGGAAGAAAGTTTTGTTTGAATTATCTCTGAAGGTGTCATGTGAGGCTTTGGGCACACCATGGGCGTTTCCGGATCATAGAACCTTGATTAATCAGTTGTGGAATCGCAGGCACCAATTTGAATTATGCCAGTTCAATCTTGTCCCTCTGGGGTGCAATTATCCAGCAACAGAGATTGCAGTCAGTGTTACAAGGGATGGGAGACTCCAATCGTACGTCGCAAGCAATGGTCCTTCCTGGCTTGCATCACAACTCCGTGTTGATGCAGTGAACGCGGGGTTTTAA
- the LOC106325366 gene encoding uncharacterized protein LOC106325366, which translates to MEVSERKPYFIEEEDELASSLSEMEAGFSGNRVNSQNGIVPSFFSYVRMNSFSKNTNSYYNNYNHPSYYHHQYSVSSPRSAVSGRFYDFRFDNRQPHFLDSCFLCQKPLGDNRDIYMYRGDVPFCSEECRQEQIERDEAKEKKQSLSYSVKSAMRRKEQRSSSSSPTRSRGYSCHNGTIAAA; encoded by the exons ATGGAGGTTTCAGAGAGGAAGCCTTATTTCATCGAAGAAGAAGATGAGTTGGCTTCTTCTTTATCGGAGATGGAGGCTGGGTTTTCTGGTAACAGGGTGAACTCACAAAACGGCATCGTTCCAAGTTTTTTCTCTTACGTCAGAATGAACAGTTTCAGCAAAAACACTAACTCCTATTACAACAACTACAACCATCCAAGTTATTATCATCATCAATACTCTGTTTCCTCTCCGAGATCCGCCGTTTCTGGAAGATTCTATGATTTCAGATTCGATAATCGACAGCCTCATTTCTTGGATTCGTGTTTCCTCTGTCAGAAACCACTCGGTGATAACAGAGACATCTATATGTACAG AGGAGACGTACCGTTTTGCAGTGAAGAATGTAGACAAGAACAGATAGAGAGAGATGAAGCAAAAGAGAAGAAACAGAGTCTGTCTTATTCTGTGAAATCAGCAATGAGGAGAAAAGAACAAAGAAGCTCTTCTTCTTCTCCAACTAGATCTCGTGGTTATTCATGTCACAACGGAACTATTGCTGCTGCTTGA
- the LOC106324788 gene encoding probable receptor-like protein kinase At5g47070 produces MNCLFLLKSKKPEPRNQQKDRRKAQNSAPGQRNKSETPSFNLHRPRSLPSGRSIRNLDREREQSLRVFTYEELSEATCGFSRRLKIGHGGFGNVYKGKIPTTRDSDPPLVVAIKKLNPQGLQGHKQWLAEVEFLGVVNHQNVVKLLGYCSEDGENGMERLLVYEYMSNRSLEEHLFTRGARTLPWKQRLEIMLGAAEGLAYLHEVKVIYRDFKSSNVLLDDEFCPKLSDFGLAREGPQGDNTHVTTAKVGTEGYAAPEYVQTGHLRLKSDVYSFGVVLYEIISGRRTIERNKPPAERRLLEWVKEYPPDSRRFSMIVDPRLRNNYPSAGTRSLAKLADLCLKKNDKERPTMEIVVERLKKIIEECDSGDSYIAASKESSQVRCNSRAAGPVEGSLRGGVSVRE; encoded by the exons ATGAACTGTCTGTTCTTGCTCAAATCCAAAAAACCCGAACCCAGAAACCAACAAAAAGACAGAAGAAAAGCACAAAACTCAGCTCCAGGACAGAGGAACAAGAGTGAAACGCCGTCGTTTAATCTCCACAGGCCGAGATCTTTGCCTTCTGGGCGAAGTATCAGAAACTTGGATAGGGAGAGAGAACAGAGTCTTAGGGTTTTCACTTACGAAGAACTCAGTGAAGCCACTTGTGGGTTTAGCAGAAGGCTTAAGATCGGTCATGGTGGATTCGGTAATGTTTATAAAGGAAAGATTCCCACGACCAGAGATTCTGATCCTCCACTTGTCGTCGCCATCAAGAAACTCAATCCACAAGGTTTACAG GGTCACAAGCAATGGCTAGCAGAAGTTGAGTTTCTAGGGGTAGTGAATCATCAGAACGTTGTGAAGCTATTAGGTTATTGCTCCGAAGATGGGGAGAACGGGATGGAGAGGCTTTTGGTTTATGAGTACATGTCTAATCGAAGCTTAGAGGAACATCTCTTCACGCGTGGAGCTCGCACATTACCATGGAAACAAAGGCTTGAGATCATGCTTGGTGCAGCTGAAGGATTGGCTTATCTACATGAAGTCAAG GTGATATACCGTGACTTCAAATCCTCTAATGTGCTTTTAGATGATGAATTTTGTCCGAAATTATCGGACTTTGGGCTTGCAAGAGAAGGACCTCAGGGCGACAATACTCACGTCACAACTGCA AAAGTTGGAACAGAGGGATATGCAGCTCCTGAATACGTGCAAACAGGCCATTTGCGGTTAAAGAGCGATGTATATAGCTTCGGTGTTGTGCTTTACGAGATCATAAGCGGACGCCGAACCATTGAGAGGAACAAGCCACCCGCTGAACGGAGACTATTGGAATGGGTCAAAGAGTATCCTCCTGACAGTCGACGCTTCAGCATGATCGTTGACCCGCGGCTACGTAATAACTATCCATCTGCTGGAACGAGGAGTTTGGCTAAACTGGCTGATCTTTGCCTCAAAAAGAACGATAAAGAGCGGCCCACGATGGAGATTGTAGTGGAAAGATTAAAGAAGATTATCGAAGAGTGCGATAGTGGAGATTCTTATATAGCCGCGAGTAAAGAAAGTAGTCAGGTAAGATGCAATAGTAGAGCCGCAGGACCTGTGGAGGGGAGTTTGAGAGGAGGTGTTAGTGTTAGAGAATGA